Proteins found in one Apostichopus japonicus isolate 1M-3 chromosome 16, ASM3797524v1, whole genome shotgun sequence genomic segment:
- the LOC139983509 gene encoding galactose-3-O-sulfotransferase 2-like, with translation MYFSVGTSKRLLVAVIVLLIASILYTTLTYRSLIPRPFAEEFRENFRYNANILGPLKYKTVNLTLTQNKSSKRARLISCSSTQVKRVAFIKTHKTGSTTIGHIMNRFGYQRNLSFVLNRKSSNGHLVYTTLKGDSPKKIFLKPLNVTEGDYSNYKYDMITVHVQYNRKIMDTFMKPDTRYITILRDPSAQFESAFVHFQFDDVLPGNKTSRKNIETVATKIQEWFLAPKIYLEKLKELKREGVKGLRYFYAQNNQIFDLGLHVEHHENKTAVENYIDKLEKELDMVIISEYIEESLLVLKKQFCWSLEDILFISKNQRSEKAKNYTVSLALKQKMRQWNAIDYKLYQIFNETLWKKINSYGPGFYDELKLYRKLLNETFLNCTHGSYYKSLGRLFQNINYKPANNTGWVCQLLAESKSNLMKRVRIRQMPPKKNASSLEEAAHLVNETKAAPLATKRKSVT, from the exons ATG TATTTCTCAGTTGGAACTAGTAAGAGACTTTTAGTCGCCGTCATAGTTCTTTTGATCGCAAGTATACTTTATACCACGCTGACCTACCGCAGCTTAATCCCACGGCC TTTTGCTGAAGAGTTTCGCGAGAACTTTCGTTACAATGCAAACATCCTAGGCCCTTTGAAATACAAAACCGTCAACCTTACGCTCACACAAAATAAATCGTCTAAGAGGGCACGATTGATATCGTGTTCGTCAACACAGGTAAAAAGGGTTGCATTCATCAAAACCCACAAAACAGGAAGCACGACAATTGGTCACATTATGAACCGGTTCGGTTATCAGAGAaatctttcctttgttttgaacCGAAAGAGTTCGAATGGTCATCTTGTGTACACAACGTTAAAAGGAGACAGCccgaagaaaatatttttgaaaccATTGAATGTAACAGAAGGGGATTACAGTAATTATAAATACGATATGATAActgtgcatgtacagtataatagGAAAATCATGGATACCTTTATGAAACCTGATACACGGTATATCACGATACTAAGAGATCCCAGTGCCCAGTTTGAATCAGcttttgttcattttcaatttgatGACGTACTTCCAGGAAATAAGACCTCTAGAAAAAACATAGAAACAGTGGCCACAAAAATACAAGAATGGTTTCTAGCGCCTAAAATATATTTAgagaaattaaaagaattaaaGCGGGAAGGAGTAAAAGGATTAAGATATTTCTACGCTCAAAATAATCAAATTTTTGATCTCGGTTTACATGTAGAACATCACGAGAATAAGACCGCGGTAGAAAATTACATTGACAAGCTGGAGAAAGAGTTAGATATGGTTATCATCTCGGAATATATTGAGGAATCTCTCCTAGTTCTTAAGAAACAATTTTGCTGGTCTTTGGAggatatattatttatttctaaAAATCAAAGATCCGAGAAGGCTAAAAACTACACGGTGTCTTTAGCGTTAAAACAGAAGATGCGTCAATGGAACGCGATAGACTACAAACTTTATCAAATTTTCAACGAGACCCTTTGGAAGAAGATTAACAGTTATGGTCCTGGGTTTTACGATGAATTAAAGTTATATAGAAAACTATTAAATGAAACATTCCTGAACTGTACTCACGGCTCGTATTATAAATCCCTAGGTCGCCTTTTTCAGAATATTAACTATAAGCCGGCAAATAATACCGGATGGGTCTGTCAATTACTAGCAGAGAGTAAAAGTAATCTCATGAAAAGAGTTAGAATTCGACAAATGCCACCAAAGAAAAACGCCTCGTCCTTGGAAGAAGCGGCTCATTTGGTGAATGAGACGAAAGCAGCACCTTTAGCGACCAAGAGGAAATCGGTTACATAG